One genomic window of Pseudomonas aeruginosa includes the following:
- the flhF gene encoding flagellar biosynthesis protein FlhF yields MQVKRFFAADMRQAMKLVRDELGPDAAILGNRRVAGGIELTAALDYQAPPAPSKPNPALEVELRKTQARIAEARAELTARPAETQRKDRQLFAEEKPARPSLAESMTAAQAKPQAGGQTLEAMRFELNGLRELIEVQLGSIAWGQLQHQRPQQANLWRRLQRMGLPAELSKPLLERVAAVGDTRQAWRMLLAHLSRAVQTPEQDPLDAGGVLALVGPAGAGKTTTLAKMAARYVLKYGAQSLALVSMDSYRIGAQEQIKTLGRILNVPVTLVDPGQSLIQALAPLARKRMVLIDTAGLPASDPALRMQLEALASPSLNVKNYLVMATTSQSQVLKSAYQTYRHCGLAGCILTKLDEAGSLGESMALAIAQRLPVAYLADGPRIPDDLQVARSHQLVSRAVSLQAPEEPSEDAMAELFAGLYQQPARRAG; encoded by the coding sequence ATGCAAGTCAAACGCTTCTTCGCCGCCGATATGCGCCAGGCCATGAAACTGGTCCGCGACGAACTGGGTCCGGACGCCGCGATTCTCGGCAACCGCCGGGTCGCCGGCGGCATCGAGCTGACCGCGGCGCTGGATTACCAGGCCCCGCCGGCGCCGAGCAAGCCCAACCCGGCGCTGGAAGTGGAGCTGCGCAAGACCCAGGCGCGGATCGCAGAGGCGCGCGCCGAGTTGACGGCGCGTCCGGCGGAAACCCAGCGCAAGGACCGTCAATTGTTCGCCGAGGAGAAGCCGGCGCGTCCGTCCCTGGCCGAGTCCATGACGGCGGCGCAGGCCAAGCCCCAGGCGGGCGGCCAGACCCTCGAGGCAATGCGTTTCGAACTGAACGGCCTGCGCGAGCTGATCGAGGTACAACTGGGTTCCATCGCCTGGGGCCAGTTGCAGCACCAGCGTCCGCAGCAGGCCAATCTCTGGCGGCGCCTGCAGCGCATGGGCTTGCCGGCGGAGCTGAGCAAGCCGTTGCTGGAGCGGGTCGCCGCGGTGGGCGATACGCGCCAGGCCTGGCGCATGCTGTTGGCGCACCTGTCGCGTGCCGTGCAGACCCCCGAGCAGGACCCGCTCGACGCGGGCGGCGTACTGGCCCTGGTCGGCCCGGCAGGTGCCGGCAAGACCACCACCCTGGCGAAGATGGCCGCGCGCTACGTCCTCAAGTACGGCGCCCAGAGCCTGGCGCTGGTGAGCATGGACAGCTACCGGATCGGCGCCCAGGAGCAGATCAAGACCCTCGGTCGGATCCTCAACGTACCGGTGACCCTGGTCGATCCCGGCCAGTCGCTGATCCAGGCCCTGGCGCCGCTGGCGCGCAAGCGCATGGTGCTGATCGATACCGCCGGCCTGCCGGCCAGCGACCCGGCATTGCGCATGCAGCTCGAGGCACTGGCGTCGCCGAGCCTGAACGTGAAGAATTACCTGGTGATGGCCACCACCAGCCAGAGCCAGGTGCTCAAGTCGGCCTACCAGACCTATCGGCACTGCGGGCTGGCGGGTTGCATCCTGACTAAGCTGGACGAGGCGGGCAGCCTCGGTGAATCGATGGCGCTGGCTATCGCCCAGCGTCTCCCGGTAGCCTATCTGGCGGATGGGCCGCGGATTCCGGACGACCTGCAGGTGGCGCGCAGTCACCAACTGGTCAGCCGGGCGGTGAGCCTGCAGGCACCGGAAGAGCCCAGCGAGGACGCCATGGCCGAGCTGTTCGCCGGGCTCTACCAGCAACCGGCGCGGCGTGCCGGCTGA
- the flhA gene encoding flagellar biosynthesis protein FlhA, translated as MDRTQLISNVRSNLAGLGRGSLGVPILLLAMLAMMTLPIPPFLLDVLFTFNIALSIVVLLVCVYALRPLDFAVFPTILLVATLLRLALNVASTRVVLLHGHDGHGAAGKVIQAFGEVVIGGNYVVGVVVFAILMIINFVVVTKGAGRISEVSARFTLDAMPGKQMAIDADLNAGLIEQEEAKKRRSEVAQEADFYGSMDGASKFVRGDAIAGLLILFINLIGGVAIGMIQHSMSFGDAGKVYALLTIGDGLVAQLPSLLLSTAAAIMVTRVSSSEDMGQQVNRQMFASPKALAISAAILIAMGAVPGMPHVSFIGLGALAGAAAYWIWHRQNKAKQVAEQEVQRQQELLPAQRAQEVKELGWDDVTPVDMVGLEVGYRLIPLVDRNQGGQLLARIKGVRKKLSQELGFLMPSVHIRDNLDLLPNAYRLTLMGVSVAEAEIYPDRELAINPGQVFGSLNGIAGKDPAFGLEAVWIEPGQRDQAQSLGYTVVDASTVVATHLNQVLHKHAHELLGHEEVQQLLQLLARSSPKLAEELVPGLISLSTLLKVLQALLQEQVPVRDIRTIAEAIANVAPRSQDPGAMVAAVRVALSRAIVQSIVGLEPELPVITLEPRLEQILLNSMQKAGQGSEDGMLLEPGMAEKLQRSLIESAQRQEMLGKPAILLVAGPIRSMMSRFARMAVPSMHVLAYQEIPDNKQVTIVATVGQN; from the coding sequence GTGGATCGCACGCAACTGATCAGCAATGTGCGCAGCAACCTGGCGGGGCTGGGGCGCGGCAGCCTCGGCGTGCCGATCCTGCTGCTGGCCATGCTGGCGATGATGACCCTGCCGATCCCGCCATTCCTGCTGGACGTGCTGTTCACCTTCAACATCGCCCTGTCCATCGTCGTCCTGCTGGTCTGCGTGTACGCCCTGCGGCCGCTGGACTTCGCCGTGTTCCCGACCATCCTGCTGGTGGCGACCCTGTTGCGCCTGGCGCTGAACGTTGCCTCGACCCGCGTGGTGCTGCTCCACGGCCACGACGGCCATGGCGCCGCAGGCAAGGTGATCCAGGCCTTCGGCGAAGTGGTGATCGGCGGCAACTACGTGGTCGGGGTGGTGGTGTTCGCGATCCTCATGATCATCAACTTCGTGGTGGTGACCAAGGGCGCCGGGCGGATTTCCGAAGTCAGCGCGCGCTTCACCCTGGATGCCATGCCCGGCAAGCAGATGGCCATCGACGCCGACCTCAACGCCGGCCTGATCGAGCAGGAGGAAGCCAAGAAGCGCCGCAGCGAGGTGGCCCAGGAGGCCGACTTCTACGGTTCGATGGACGGTGCCAGCAAGTTCGTCCGCGGCGACGCCATCGCCGGCCTGCTGATTCTCTTCATCAACCTGATCGGCGGCGTCGCCATCGGCATGATCCAGCATTCGATGTCCTTCGGCGACGCCGGCAAGGTCTACGCCCTGCTGACCATCGGTGACGGCCTGGTGGCACAACTGCCGTCGCTGCTGCTGTCGACCGCGGCGGCGATCATGGTGACGCGGGTCTCCAGTTCCGAGGACATGGGCCAGCAGGTCAACCGGCAGATGTTCGCCTCGCCCAAGGCGCTGGCGATTTCCGCGGCGATCCTGATCGCCATGGGCGCCGTGCCGGGCATGCCGCATGTTTCCTTCATCGGCCTCGGCGCCCTGGCCGGCGCTGCCGCCTACTGGATCTGGCACCGGCAGAACAAGGCCAAGCAGGTCGCCGAGCAGGAGGTGCAGCGCCAGCAGGAGCTGCTGCCGGCGCAGCGCGCCCAGGAGGTCAAGGAACTGGGTTGGGACGACGTCACCCCGGTGGACATGGTCGGCCTGGAAGTCGGCTACCGGCTGATCCCGCTGGTCGACCGCAACCAGGGCGGGCAACTGCTGGCGCGGATCAAGGGCGTACGCAAGAAGCTGTCCCAGGAGCTGGGCTTCCTGATGCCCTCGGTGCACATCCGCGACAACCTCGACCTGCTGCCCAACGCCTACCGTCTGACCCTGATGGGGGTCAGCGTGGCCGAAGCGGAGATCTATCCCGATCGCGAGCTGGCGATCAACCCCGGCCAGGTATTCGGCAGCCTCAACGGCATCGCCGGCAAGGACCCGGCCTTCGGCCTGGAGGCGGTATGGATCGAGCCCGGCCAGCGCGACCAGGCGCAGTCGCTGGGCTACACCGTGGTGGATGCGAGCACCGTGGTCGCCACTCACCTGAACCAGGTGCTGCACAAGCACGCCCACGAGCTGCTGGGCCATGAAGAAGTGCAACAGCTCCTGCAATTGCTCGCGCGCAGCTCGCCGAAGCTGGCGGAAGAGCTGGTGCCGGGGCTGATTTCCCTGTCCACCCTGCTCAAGGTCCTGCAGGCGCTGCTCCAGGAGCAGGTGCCGGTGCGCGACATCCGTACCATCGCCGAGGCCATCGCCAACGTCGCTCCACGGAGTCAAGATCCCGGCGCGATGGTCGCCGCGGTTCGCGTCGCGTTGTCCCGCGCAATCGTGCAAAGCATTGTCGGGCTTGAGCCGGAGCTGCCTGTGATCACGCTCGAGCCGAGGTTGGAACAGATTTTGCTGAACAGCATGCAGAAGGCCGGACAAGGCTCCGAGGACGGCATGTTGCTGGAGCCGGGGATGGCCGAGAAGCTGCAACGCTCGCTGATCGAGAGCGCGCAACGCCAGGAGATGCTCGGTAAGCCGGCGATCCTGCTGGTTGCCGGACCGATCCGCTCGATGATGTCGCGCTTCGCGCGGATGGCGGTGCCCAGCATGCATGTGCTGGCCTACCAGGAAATCCCGGACAACAAGCAAGTCACCATCGTCGCGACGGTGGGACAGAACTGA
- a CDS encoding TPM domain-containing protein, whose amino-acid sequence MSAITRYLAMLRLFGMLLCAAAIPSVATATVPVTVAVAASDVEEEAVEASAVGAEAEAARDAGYESAEVPALARRVTDLTATLDAAERARLEASLAALEARKGAQVAILMVPSTYPDSIEAYATRVFEAWKLGRKGIDDGVLVLVAKDDRRMRIEVGYGLEGTITDIDAGRIIREYMTPAFRQQDYAGGLEAAAQRLVRLIDGEALPPPPRDPLEPGAVRQTLAIAFLLGALGGVALLVRPRAWYWTLGTVVALAAALALGRHWPAWAMVALAEMVAVLGVGFGALLKYSRGARWFFAILVLYALGLFWAYGRYGLPVLHYGLAVPLSLGLTLLMLAGAWQGLRRGRRWAYLPGLLGLLLTLALECLLLLVDDPLNSIEALIILPAACLPLLIGCNFSAGGSGGGRRRGGDYASSSGSSSSSSSSSSSSSSDSFSGGGGSSGGGGASGSW is encoded by the coding sequence ATGTCTGCAATCACGCGTTATCTCGCCATGCTTCGCCTGTTCGGCATGCTGCTCTGCGCCGCCGCGATTCCCTCCGTTGCCACCGCGACGGTGCCGGTCACCGTCGCGGTGGCAGCGTCCGATGTCGAGGAGGAGGCCGTGGAGGCATCGGCGGTCGGCGCCGAGGCCGAGGCAGCGCGCGATGCGGGCTACGAGTCCGCGGAGGTTCCGGCGCTGGCGCGGCGGGTGACCGACCTTACCGCGACCCTCGACGCCGCCGAGCGTGCCCGCCTGGAAGCTTCGCTGGCCGCGCTGGAGGCCCGGAAGGGTGCCCAGGTAGCGATCCTGATGGTGCCCAGCACCTATCCGGACAGCATCGAGGCCTATGCGACGCGGGTCTTCGAGGCGTGGAAGCTGGGGCGCAAGGGGATCGATGACGGCGTCCTGGTGCTGGTGGCGAAGGACGACCGGCGCATGCGCATTGAAGTCGGCTATGGCCTGGAAGGAACGATCACCGACATCGATGCCGGGCGGATCATCCGCGAATACATGACCCCTGCGTTCCGTCAGCAAGACTACGCCGGCGGCCTGGAAGCGGCGGCGCAGCGCCTGGTACGACTGATCGACGGCGAGGCGTTGCCGCCGCCGCCGCGCGACCCGCTGGAGCCCGGCGCGGTACGGCAGACCCTGGCTATCGCATTCCTGCTCGGCGCTCTCGGCGGGGTGGCGCTGCTGGTACGCCCGCGCGCCTGGTACTGGACCCTGGGTACGGTAGTGGCGCTCGCTGCGGCGTTGGCACTGGGGCGACACTGGCCGGCATGGGCGATGGTGGCGCTGGCGGAGATGGTGGCGGTCCTGGGCGTCGGCTTCGGCGCCTTGCTCAAGTATTCGCGCGGTGCCCGCTGGTTCTTCGCCATTCTTGTGCTCTATGCGCTGGGGCTGTTCTGGGCCTACGGCCGTTATGGCCTGCCGGTGCTTCATTACGGATTGGCCGTGCCGCTTTCGCTGGGGCTGACCCTGCTGATGCTGGCCGGTGCCTGGCAGGGGCTGCGCAGAGGACGGCGCTGGGCCTACCTGCCGGGCCTGCTCGGCCTGCTGCTGACCCTGGCCCTGGAGTGTCTGCTGTTGCTGGTGGACGACCCGCTGAACAGCATCGAGGCGCTGATCATCCTGCCCGCCGCTTGCCTGCCGCTGCTCATCGGTTGCAATTTCAGCGCCGGCGGCTCGGGGGGAGGGCGTCGGCGCGGCGGCGATTACGCTAGCTCATCGGGTTCCTCGTCTTCCTCGTCGTCGAGTTCGTCCAGTTCGTCTTCGGACTCGTTCTCCGGCGGCGGAGGCTCGAGTGGCGGTGGTGGCGCCTCCGGCAGTTGGTGA
- a CDS encoding TPM domain-containing protein, which translates to MDRTLSDRIFPPVLLLLALAWLLPWMPAHAEAPAEWVALPLSERVVDATHTLDEATRQRLVEKLEALERRRGAQIAVVMLPTTGTLDIEAFSDKLFQAWKLGRKAVDDGLLLVVAKDDRRMRIEVGYGLEGAVPDVVAGRIIRERMAPAFREGDYAGGIEAAVDELIRLVDGETLPAAASSGAPKVSLGQLPAEAWALLVAFIYGSLAGVLLSARALRWPWLLGGALLCWLLGTLAGASGEWMSVLLVAPLCMLVGGATFGALWTVRPAFYLVIGVLVYVALLGLAAHWFSAVSFIYGLLWPAGVLMLAVLCWSNYRLMRSLWRERRKSFHRRLWALLAAYLLLGLLSGGLDVPLVWLALLPFLLMLGLLVFGQVRLSGGGGSSGSSGGGSSSSSSSSSGGFSGGGGSSGGGGASGSW; encoded by the coding sequence ATGGATCGAACCTTGTCTGATCGTATTTTCCCGCCTGTCCTCCTGTTGCTCGCCCTGGCCTGGCTGCTGCCCTGGATGCCTGCGCACGCCGAAGCGCCGGCGGAATGGGTCGCCTTGCCCCTGTCGGAGCGGGTGGTGGATGCCACCCACACGCTGGACGAGGCGACGCGCCAACGCCTGGTGGAGAAGCTCGAGGCGCTGGAGCGGCGACGCGGTGCGCAGATCGCGGTGGTGATGCTGCCGACTACCGGTACCCTCGATATCGAAGCCTTCTCCGACAAGTTGTTCCAGGCCTGGAAGCTCGGCCGCAAGGCGGTCGACGACGGTCTGCTGCTGGTGGTGGCCAAGGATGACCGGCGCATGCGCATCGAGGTCGGCTACGGCCTGGAGGGTGCGGTGCCCGATGTGGTCGCCGGACGGATCATTCGCGAGCGGATGGCCCCGGCATTTCGCGAGGGCGACTACGCCGGCGGGATCGAGGCCGCGGTGGACGAGCTGATCCGCCTGGTCGACGGCGAAACGCTGCCGGCGGCCGCGTCGTCGGGTGCGCCGAAAGTCTCGCTGGGGCAATTGCCGGCGGAAGCCTGGGCGCTGCTGGTCGCCTTCATCTACGGATCGTTGGCCGGAGTGCTGTTGAGTGCCCGGGCGCTGCGCTGGCCCTGGCTGCTCGGCGGGGCGCTGCTCTGCTGGCTGCTGGGCACGCTGGCCGGCGCTTCCGGCGAATGGATGAGCGTGCTGCTGGTCGCTCCGCTGTGCATGCTGGTCGGCGGCGCGACCTTCGGCGCGCTGTGGACGGTGCGCCCGGCCTTCTACCTGGTGATCGGCGTACTGGTCTATGTAGCCCTGCTCGGGCTGGCGGCGCATTGGTTCAGCGCGGTGTCCTTCATCTACGGCCTGCTGTGGCCGGCCGGGGTGCTGATGCTGGCGGTTCTCTGCTGGTCGAACTACCGCCTGATGCGCTCGCTATGGCGCGAGCGGCGGAAAAGTTTCCACCGCCGACTGTGGGCGTTGCTGGCGGCCTACCTGCTGCTCGGATTGCTGTCCGGTGGCCTGGACGTACCGCTGGTCTGGCTGGCCCTGCTACCGTTCCTGCTCATGCTCGGGCTGCTGGTGTTCGGCCAGGTACGCCTGAGTGGGGGGGGAGGCTCGTCGGGAAGCTCCGGCGGCGGTTCCTCCTCCTCTTCCTCCTCGTCGTCCGGCGGCTTTTCCGGGGGCGGTGGTTCCAGCGGCGGAGGCGGTGCCTCGGGCAGTTGGTAA
- the flhB gene encoding flagellar biosynthesis protein FlhB: MAESESGQDKTEEPTEKRRREAREKGQLPRSRELNTLAILMAGAGGLLIYGADLAGALLRLMRSNFELSRETAMNTESMLQLLGASAYLAAQGLWPILLMLLVAAIVGPIALGGWLFSMDALQPKFSRLNPLSGLKRMFSAKSLLELSKALIKFLVVLAVALLVLSADRDALLALAHQPLEQAILHSVRVVGWSAFWMACSLLLIAAVDVPYQIWDNRQKLLMTKQEVRDEYKDSEGKPEVKSKIRQMQREMAQRRMMAAVPEADVVITNPTHFAVALKYDPAGGGAPLLLAKGNDFLALKIREVAQEHKVMVMESPALARAVYYSTELDQEIPAGLYLAVAQVLAYVYQLKQYQAGKGKRPSPLKDLPIPPDLRRDE; this comes from the coding sequence ATGGCCGAGAGCGAGAGCGGGCAGGACAAGACAGAGGAACCCACGGAGAAACGCCGCCGCGAGGCGCGCGAGAAAGGGCAGTTGCCGCGTTCGCGGGAGCTGAACACCCTGGCCATCCTCATGGCCGGCGCCGGCGGCCTGCTGATCTACGGCGCCGACCTGGCGGGCGCCCTGTTGCGCCTGATGCGCAGCAATTTCGAGCTGTCCCGGGAAACCGCGATGAATACCGAGAGCATGCTGCAATTGCTCGGCGCTTCGGCCTACCTGGCTGCCCAGGGGCTCTGGCCGATCCTGCTGATGCTGCTGGTGGCGGCGATCGTCGGGCCGATCGCCCTCGGCGGCTGGCTGTTCTCGATGGACGCCCTGCAACCCAAGTTCAGCCGGCTCAACCCGCTGTCGGGGCTGAAGCGGATGTTTTCCGCCAAGTCGCTGCTCGAACTGAGCAAGGCGCTGATCAAGTTCCTGGTGGTGCTGGCGGTGGCCCTGCTGGTGCTCTCCGCCGACCGCGACGCCCTCCTGGCGCTGGCGCACCAGCCGCTCGAGCAGGCGATCCTGCACAGCGTGCGGGTGGTCGGCTGGAGCGCCTTCTGGATGGCCTGCAGCCTGCTGCTGATCGCCGCGGTGGACGTGCCCTACCAGATCTGGGACAACCGCCAGAAGCTGCTGATGACCAAGCAGGAAGTCCGCGACGAATACAAGGACTCCGAGGGCAAGCCCGAGGTCAAGTCGAAGATCCGCCAGATGCAGCGCGAGATGGCGCAGAGACGGATGATGGCGGCGGTGCCGGAGGCCGACGTGGTGATCACCAACCCGACCCACTTCGCCGTAGCCCTGAAGTACGACCCGGCGGGCGGCGGGGCGCCGCTGCTGCTGGCCAAGGGCAACGATTTCCTGGCCCTGAAGATCCGCGAGGTGGCCCAGGAGCACAAGGTGATGGTCATGGAGTCGCCGGCGCTGGCGCGAGCGGTGTACTACTCCACCGAGCTGGATCAGGAGATTCCCGCCGGGCTCTATCTCGCCGTGGCCCAGGTGCTGGCCTATGTCTACCAGCTCAAGCAGTACCAGGCCGGCAAGGGCAAGCGGCCGAGCCCGTTGAAGGACCTGCCGATCCCGCCGGACCTGCGTCGCGACGAGTGA
- the fliR gene encoding flagellar biosynthetic protein FliR, with protein sequence MLELTNAQIGGWIASFVLPLFRVAALLMTMPVIGTQLVPVRVRLYLALGVCVVLVPNLPPMPQVDALSMKAMLLIGEQILVGALLGFSLQLLFHAFVIAGQIISMQMGLGFASMVDPANGVSVPVLGQFFTMLVTLLFLAMNGHLVVFEVIAESFVTLPVGEGLSGNHFWIIAGKLGWVMGAALLLALPAITALLVVNLAFGAMTRAAPQLNIFSIGFPLTLVLGLVILWIGTADLLSQYQVLAGEALQFLRELVRAK encoded by the coding sequence ATGCTGGAGCTGACCAACGCGCAGATCGGCGGCTGGATCGCCAGCTTCGTGCTGCCGCTGTTCCGGGTCGCGGCGCTGCTGATGACCATGCCGGTGATCGGCACCCAGCTGGTGCCGGTGCGGGTGCGCCTCTACCTGGCGCTGGGCGTCTGCGTGGTGCTGGTGCCGAACCTGCCGCCGATGCCGCAGGTGGACGCGCTGAGCATGAAGGCCATGCTGCTGATCGGCGAGCAGATCCTGGTCGGCGCCTTGCTCGGCTTTTCCCTGCAGTTGCTGTTCCACGCCTTCGTGATCGCCGGGCAGATCATCTCGATGCAGATGGGCCTGGGCTTCGCTTCCATGGTTGACCCGGCCAACGGCGTCTCGGTGCCGGTGCTCGGCCAGTTCTTCACCATGCTGGTGACGCTGCTGTTCCTGGCGATGAACGGGCACCTGGTAGTGTTCGAGGTAATCGCCGAGAGCTTCGTCACCCTGCCGGTGGGCGAGGGCCTGAGCGGCAACCATTTCTGGATCATCGCCGGCAAGCTCGGCTGGGTGATGGGCGCGGCACTGCTGCTGGCGCTGCCGGCGATCACCGCGCTGCTGGTGGTGAACCTCGCCTTCGGCGCCATGACCCGCGCGGCGCCGCAACTGAACATCTTCTCCATCGGCTTTCCGTTGACCCTGGTGCTGGGCCTGGTGATCCTCTGGATCGGCACCGCCGACCTGCTCAGCCAGTACCAGGTGCTGGCCGGCGAGGCCCTGCAATTCCTCCGTGAACTGGTGCGGGCGAAATAG
- the fliQ gene encoding flagellar biosynthesis protein FliQ, translating into MTPEVALDLFREALWLTAMIVGVLVVPSLLVGLVVAMFQAATQINEQTLSFLPRLMVILLTLIVLGPWLLRQLMEYTQTLIGNIPLLIG; encoded by the coding sequence ATGACCCCTGAGGTGGCACTCGACCTGTTCCGCGAGGCGTTGTGGCTGACGGCGATGATCGTCGGCGTGCTGGTGGTTCCGAGCCTGCTGGTCGGTCTCGTGGTGGCGATGTTCCAGGCCGCCACCCAGATCAACGAACAGACCCTGAGCTTCCTGCCGCGCCTGATGGTGATCCTGCTCACCCTGATCGTGCTGGGCCCCTGGCTGCTGCGGCAGCTGATGGAGTACACCCAGACGCTGATCGGCAACATCCCGCTGCTGATCGGCTGA
- the fliP gene encoding flagellar type III secretion system pore protein FliP (The bacterial flagellar biogenesis protein FliP forms a type III secretion system (T3SS)-type pore required for flagellar assembly.): MTPRISLAGALAALCLLLLAPWPALAADPTSISAITVTTNGQGQQEYSVSLQILLIMTALSFIPAFVMLMTSFTRIIIVFSILRQALGLQSTPSNQVLVGLALFLTMFVMAPVFDKINSQALQPYLNEQIPAQEALQKAEVPLKAFMLAQTRTSDLELFVRLSKRTDIGSPEATPLTILVPAFVTSELKTAFQIGFMIFIPFLIIDLVVSSVLMAMGMMMLSPLIISLPFKIMLFVLVDGWALIIGTLAGSFGTV; this comes from the coding sequence ATGACTCCGCGCATCTCCCTGGCCGGCGCGCTCGCCGCGCTCTGCCTTCTGCTGCTGGCGCCGTGGCCGGCGCTGGCCGCCGACCCGACATCGATCTCGGCGATCACCGTGACCACCAACGGCCAGGGCCAGCAGGAGTATTCGGTCAGCCTGCAGATCCTGCTGATCATGACCGCGCTGAGCTTCATCCCGGCGTTCGTCATGCTGATGACCAGCTTCACCCGGATCATCATCGTCTTCTCCATCCTGCGCCAGGCGCTGGGCCTGCAATCGACGCCGTCGAACCAGGTGCTGGTGGGGCTGGCGCTGTTCCTGACCATGTTCGTCATGGCCCCGGTGTTCGACAAGATCAACAGCCAGGCCCTGCAGCCCTACCTGAACGAGCAGATTCCCGCCCAGGAAGCCCTGCAAAAGGCCGAGGTACCGCTGAAGGCGTTCATGCTGGCGCAGACTCGTACCTCCGACCTGGAGCTGTTCGTCCGCCTGTCCAAGCGCACCGACATCGGCAGCCCGGAGGCGACGCCGCTGACCATCCTGGTCCCGGCCTTCGTCACGTCCGAGCTGAAGACCGCGTTCCAGATCGGCTTCATGATCTTCATCCCGTTCCTGATCATCGACCTGGTGGTGTCCAGCGTGCTGATGGCGATGGGCATGATGATGCTGTCGCCGCTGATCATTTCCCTGCCGTTCAAGATCATGCTGTTCGTCCTGGTGGATGGCTGGGCGCTGATCATCGGGACGCTGGCGGGCAGTTTCGGCACCGTCTAG
- the fliO gene encoding flagellar biosynthetic protein FliO → MRRYLFAGFLPALASLSAPLCAAEGTTGAAAPTVGAASGAAAQLAQLVLGLGLVIGLIFLLAWLVRRVQQAGPRGNRLIRTLASQPLGPRDRLVLVQVGEEQILLGLTPGRITPLHVLKEPVHLPDGEPATPEFAQRLLELLNKDPKGKP, encoded by the coding sequence ATGCGTCGCTACCTGTTCGCCGGCTTCCTGCCGGCACTCGCCTCGCTGAGCGCGCCGCTGTGCGCCGCCGAGGGGACGACGGGTGCCGCCGCGCCGACGGTGGGCGCCGCTTCCGGCGCCGCCGCGCAACTGGCCCAACTGGTGCTCGGCCTGGGCCTGGTGATCGGCCTGATCTTCCTGCTCGCCTGGCTGGTGCGCCGGGTGCAACAGGCCGGTCCGCGCGGCAACCGCTTGATCCGCACCCTTGCCAGCCAGCCGCTGGGTCCGCGCGACCGGCTGGTGCTGGTGCAGGTCGGTGAGGAGCAGATCCTGCTCGGCCTGACGCCCGGCCGGATCACGCCGTTGCACGTGCTCAAGGAGCCGGTACACCTGCCGGACGGCGAGCCGGCCACGCCGGAATTCGCCCAGCGCCTGCTGGAGCTGCTGAACAAGGACCCCAAGGGCAAGCCATGA